In a single window of the Pyramidobacter porci genome:
- a CDS encoding transporter substrate-binding domain-containing protein: MKFNVKKFAAGLAAVMLCAAPAFAAKPLEGQKLKMAVSPTFPPFEFERLDEQGNARIVGYDIDMVDAIAAELGFTYELVHTNFKGLMGELASHRVDFVVSGMSPTEERKKTVDFSVPYYYCQTSIIQHKGTNIKTVADLKGKKIAASFGTQYADFAEAAGAVVAAMDSSTYSMQELLAGRADGVVQDAASASIRVKQHPELEYFVLPQDELDKVQGGNVSDCFAAVFPKGSKLEPLFTEQIEKMQADGTMKAIYEKWIGPWPYDAKPLQGKHYKLAINATFAPFEFAQVNDKGESVITGFDIDVLDAIAAELGFTYEIKDMNFSGLIGELHSGRADFVISGLSDTEERRKSVDFSVPYYFCKTAIISPAAAPVKTMAEMKGKKIATVFGTEYAKVVEASGSIPTLLDNSTMVTQELLNGRVDGAVMDASQAKTKCEQNEGYVYHVIPNEDLESAHYVSGAYSIAFQKGSELIPLFNAQIEKMFAGGRMNELIVKWMGEEFVK, from the coding sequence ATGAAATTCAACGTCAAAAAATTTGCCGCCGGCCTCGCGGCGGTCATGCTGTGCGCCGCGCCGGCCTTTGCGGCCAAGCCGCTCGAAGGGCAAAAGCTGAAGATGGCAGTCAGCCCCACGTTCCCCCCCTTCGAGTTCGAGCGGCTCGACGAGCAGGGCAACGCCCGCATCGTCGGCTACGACATCGACATGGTGGACGCGATCGCCGCGGAACTCGGCTTCACCTACGAGCTGGTGCACACCAACTTCAAGGGATTGATGGGGGAGCTGGCCAGTCATCGCGTTGACTTCGTCGTCTCCGGCATGTCGCCCACCGAGGAGCGCAAGAAGACCGTCGACTTCTCCGTGCCCTACTATTACTGCCAGACTTCGATCATCCAGCACAAAGGAACCAACATCAAGACCGTGGCGGACCTGAAGGGCAAAAAGATCGCCGCTTCTTTCGGCACGCAGTACGCCGACTTCGCCGAAGCGGCCGGGGCCGTCGTCGCCGCGATGGACAGCAGCACGTACAGCATGCAGGAGCTCCTGGCCGGCCGCGCCGACGGCGTGGTGCAGGACGCCGCTTCCGCTTCCATCCGCGTCAAGCAGCATCCCGAGCTCGAGTACTTCGTGCTGCCGCAGGACGAACTCGACAAGGTGCAGGGCGGCAACGTCTCCGACTGTTTCGCCGCCGTGTTCCCCAAGGGCTCGAAACTGGAACCGCTGTTTACCGAGCAGATCGAGAAGATGCAGGCCGACGGCACGATGAAGGCCATTTACGAGAAGTGGATCGGCCCCTGGCCTTACGACGCCAAGCCGCTTCAGGGCAAGCACTACAAGCTGGCGATCAACGCTACCTTCGCGCCTTTCGAGTTCGCCCAGGTGAACGACAAAGGCGAGAGCGTCATCACCGGTTTCGACATCGACGTGCTCGACGCCATCGCCGCGGAGCTCGGCTTTACCTACGAGATCAAGGACATGAACTTCTCCGGTCTGATCGGCGAGCTGCACAGCGGCCGCGCCGACTTCGTCATCTCCGGCCTGTCGGACACGGAGGAGCGCCGCAAGAGCGTCGATTTCTCCGTTCCCTATTACTTCTGCAAGACCGCCATCATCTCGCCAGCCGCCGCGCCGGTGAAGACCATGGCGGAGATGAAGGGCAAAAAGATCGCCACCGTGTTCGGCACGGAGTACGCCAAGGTGGTCGAAGCTTCCGGTTCCATTCCCACGCTGCTCGACAACAGCACCATGGTCACTCAGGAACTGCTGAACGGGCGCGTCGACGGCGCCGTCATGGACGCCTCGCAGGCCAAGACCAAGTGCGAGCAGAACGAGGGCTACGTGTATCACGTCATTCCCAACGAAGACCTGGAAAGCGCGCATTACGTCTCCGGCGCGTACTCCATCGCTTTTCAGAAAGGTTCCGAGCTGATCCCTCTGTTCAACGCCCAGATCGAGAAGATGTTCGCCGGCGGGCGGATGAACGAGCTGATCGTCAAATGGATGGGCGAGGAGTTCGTCAAGTAA